In Mycobacterium sp. ITM-2016-00317, the genomic window TCGAATCGGTCGAGGTCATCGAGCTGCACCATCCGCACAAGGCCGACGCGCCGTCCGGCACCGCCGCGCGCACCGCCAGGCTCATCGCCGAAGCGCGGAAAGGCATGCCACCCAACCCCGATGCGACCAGCACCGGCCTCGACGGCGCCCGGGGTGCCGACGTCGACGGCGTCCCGGTGCACTCGGTCCGGCTGGCCGGACTCGTCGCGCACCAGGAGGTGCTGTTCGGCACCCTCGGCGAGACGCTGACCATCCGCCACGACAGCTACGACCGCACCTCGTTCGTGCCGGGAGTGCTGCTGGCCGTGCGCAAGATCCGCGAGCACCCCGGCCTGACCATCGGGATCGAGTCCCTGCTCGACCTGACATGAGCGACGGGGCGCGCGCACTGCGTACACAGCTGCTGATCGGCTTCATGTGCGTCGCGCTGCTGGTGTACTTCGTGCTGCTGGGGCGCTCGGCGGTGTTCCTGATCGCCTCGGGCGAGCCGGCGCCGATCGGGCTCGGGCTGGCGATCCTGATCCTGCCCGTGATCGGCATGTGGGTGATGGTGGCCACGCTGAAAGCCGGTCTGGCACACCAGCGTCTGGCGCGACTGGCGCGTGAACAGGGGATGGAGCTCGACGTCACCGACCTGCCCCGACGGCCGTCGGGCCGCATCGAACGCGACGCGGCGGACGCGCTGTTCGCCACGGTGCGCGACGAAGTCGAGGCCGATCCGGACAACTGGGTGCGCTGGTACCGATTGGCACGCGCGTACGACTACGCCGGTGACCGCGGCCGGGCTCGCGAGACCATGAAGAAGGCTGTGCTGCTGGAGGAGTCGGCGCGATGAGCGCGACGCTGCTGATCGTCCACCACACCCCGTCGCCGCACTGCCACGAGATGTTCGAGGCGGTGCTGGCCGGCGCGACGGGTCCCGACATCGAGGGAGTCGAGGTGCTGCGCAGGCGCTGACGGTGTCGCCGGCCGAGATGCTGGCGGCCGACGGCTACCTGCTCGGCACACCGGCCAACCTCGGCTACATCAGCGGCGCGCTCAAGCACGCATTCGACTGCGCGTACTACCAACTTCTCGACTCGACCAAGGGTCGGCCGTTCGGCGTCTACCTGCACGGCAACGAGGGCACCGAGGGCGCCGAACGCGCGCTGGCCGGCATCACCGGGGGCTTGGGGTGGCAGCGGGCGGCCGACACCGTGGTGGTCGGCGGCAAACCGACCAAAGCCGACCTCGAAGCGTGCTGGAATCTCGGTGCGACAGTGGCCGCCACCCTGATGGACTGACGAAGGAGTTCTGATGCCCGGATTCGCCGAATTCGCGTTGGCTGGTGCGCCGATCGCAGGTGGCGCGCTGCTCGGCCTGGCGGCGGGCAACCTGCGCGGACCCGACGTGCGCGGCGCGATCGCCAGTGACATGGACCTGCTCGAGCGGCTTCCGGCTGATCAGGTCGAGCGGCGTGCGGAGTTGCAGCGGACCATCGACATGCGCATCGACGGGCTGATCGCGGCGGCGGACAAGAGCCGCGAGCTCCGGGAACTGGCGATCTCCTACGAGGGAAACTGGCGCGACATCGTGGTGTTCATCTGCGCGATCCTGTTCACCATCGTGTGGTGGAACGTCGAACACAGCCGGACCAACTGGCTCGTCATGTTCGTCGTCCTGATCATCCTCACCGTGCTGGCGGGCATCTATGCCGCCCGCGGGACGTTGCGCGCCGTCGCGACGTACATGGCGCGCAGGCGGCCCGCGGCTCAGTAGTGGCCCGCGGCTCAGTAGTGGTAGGTGTCCGACGGCGCCGGGATGTGGGCGGGCGCGTCGACGTCGTCGAACTCCGAGGGTTCGATGTCGTAGGCGCGCGCAAGCTCCAGGATCTTGTTGGCGCGGGCGATCCGGGGCAGGTCCGAGCCGTTGCGGATCTCGCCGCCGTCGCGCTCGTACTCGGCCAGAAACTCCTTGGCCCAGGCGATCTCCTCGACCGACGGGGACAGGCCCTCGTTGACCGTCAGGCACTGTTCGGGGGTCAGGCAGATCTTGCCGGTCATGCCGAACTCCGCCGACACCGCGGTGGCCTCGCTGAGCCGCAACGCGCTCGAGCCGACCGTCGGTCCGTCGATCGCGCTGGGCAGGTGGGCGGCCTTCGCGGCGATCGTGAAGCGCGAACGGGCATAGGCCAATGTCAACGGGTTGTCGCCGAAACCGGTGTCGCGCCGGAAGTCGCCGATACCGAACGCCAGCCGGAACGTGCCTTTCGCGGAGGCGATCTCGGTGATGCGCTCCAGGCCGCGCGCGGTTTCGACCAGTGCGACGATCGGGACGCCGGGCAGGCGTTTGGCGGTCTCGGTGACGTGGTCGACCGACTCGACCATCGCCA contains:
- a CDS encoding CoA ester lyase, encoding MSCVYDQTFGESAFGEQGRRINPVLARSWLLVNGAQYERFEAAAHSRADIVVLDIEDAVAPKDKAAARANVTRWLGEGHTDWVRVNGFGTQWWADDLQLLAGTSVGGVMLAMVESVDHVTETAKRLPGVPIVALVETARGLERITEIASAKGTFRLAFGIGDFRRDTGFGDNPLTLAYARSRFTIAAKAAHLPSAIDGPTVGSSALRLSEATAVSAEFGMTGKICLTPEQCLTVNEGLSPSVEEIAWAKEFLAEYERDGGEIRNGSDLPRIARANKILELARAYDIEPSEFDDVDAPAHIPAPSDTYHY